A genomic stretch from Diachasmimorpha longicaudata isolate KC_UGA_2023 chromosome 2, iyDiaLong2, whole genome shotgun sequence includes:
- the Hppy gene encoding mitogen-activated protein kinase kinase kinase kinase 5 isoform X12, with protein sequence MAVNANVLSSDISRRNPQDDYELIQRIGSGTYGDVYKAKRLSMNDLAAIKVIKLEPGDDFAIIQQEILMMKDCKHPNIIAYYGSYLRRDKLWICMEYCGGGSLQDIYHITGPLTEIQIAYMCRETLLGLAYLHDMGKMHRDIKGANILLTEAGDVKLADFGVSAQITATINKRKSFIGTPYWMAPEVAAVERKGGYNQLCDIWACGITAIELAELQPPMFDLHPMRALFLMSKSSFKPPTLKDRDKWSPIFHNFVKVALTKNPKKRPTAAKLLAHGFFQEDMSKRLALELLQKVSNPSHMFTELDADDDGAVPNVPQRIASRHTAARATPKNFVSQLDSDDQINLESGTIRGSTPSSQPDGSNPVWDIMDIMNNVKTVHNCDVHPDCGIGTAFDDVQENSRALSRRSKTGLEILHMSLRSLLQYIDEELLLRATLPLGETSNECELHHGYYGNLAGEKEESGDGENPSMEPDLLSDTPPVPPRRRDRKRHTPPRPTSNGLPPTPKVHMGACFSKVFNGCPLRIHCTASWIHPDTRDQHLLIAAEEGIYNLNLNEIHETAIDQLYPRRTIWMYVIKDVLMSLSGKTPQLYRHDLLAMQSKQSHRFSLHMNKIPERLVPRKFALTTKVPDTKGCGKCCVGRNPYNGYKYLCGAMPAGIFLMQWYDPLNKFMLLKHFECPLPSPLNVFEMVITPEMEYPMVCVSVKQAYQQNKLKLDLINMNSGASWFHSDELEDIDGSATVIPRRENLQVINVTQFDKDSILVCHDNVVKFVNLQGKPRTSKKQLSELQFNFQIESIICLPDSVLAFHKHGMQGRSYKNGEITQEISDPSRTYRLLGSDKVVMLESHLVHSGTLTETEGADLYILAGHEASY encoded by the exons ATGGCGGTGAACGCGAACGTATTGTCCAGTGATATAAGCAGACGAAATCCCCAGGATGATTACGAACTCATTCAGAGAATTGGCAGTGGCACTTACGGAGATGTTTACAAG GCTAAGAGACTTTCTATGAATGATTTAGCTGCTATTAAAGTCATTAAGCTAGAACCTG GCGATGATTTTGCGATAATCCAGCAAGAAATTCTCATGATGAAGGACTGCAAACACCCCAATATAATAGCCTATTACGGTAGTTACCTCAGACGAGATAAATTGTGGATATGCATGGAATACTGTGGTGGTGGATCCCTCCAAGATATCTACCACATAACAGGCCCACTGACTGAAATTCAAATAGCCTACATGTGTCGAGAGACCCTGCTCGGTTTAGCATACCTCCACGACATGGGGAAGATGCATCGTGACATTAAAGGAGCGAATATTCTTCTGACTGAGGCTGGTGATGTAAAACTTGCGGATTTCGGTGTATCAGCGCAGATAACTGCGACGATAAACAAGAGGAAAAGCTTCATAGGGACACCTTACTGGATGGCCCCTGAAGTGGCAGCTGTGGAAAGAAAGGGAGGTTACAATCAGCTGTGCGACATCTGGGCCTGTGGCATTACAGCCATCGAGCTGGCTGAGCTCCAACCCCCGATGTTTGATCTGCACCCTATGAGGGCTCTCTTCCTCATGTCGAAGTCTAGCTTCAAACCACCGACACTGAAAGATCGGGACAAGTGGAGTccaatatttcataattttgtcaAGGTCGCCTTGAccaaaaacccgaaaaaaagACCGACAGCTGCCAAATTACTGGCCCACGGATTTTTTCAGGAGGATATGAGTAAGAGACTCGCTCTTGAGCTCTTGCAGAAGGTGTCTAACCCCAGCCACATGTTCACTGAACTTGATGCTGATGATGATGGGGCTGTGCCCAATGTTCCTCAGAGAATTGCGTCTAGACATACTGCTGCTAGAGCTACACCAAAAAACTTTGTATCGCAGTTAGATAGTGATG atcAAATAAATCTTGAGAGTGGTACAATCAGAGGATCTACTCCCTCATCACAGCCAGATGGTAGCAATCCAGTCTGGGATATAATGGATATCATGAATAACGTGAAG aCTGTTCATAACTGTGATGTTCACCCCGACTGTGGAATTGGCACAGCATTCGATGATGTCCAAGAGAA TAGTAGAGCATTGTCCCGCCGAAGCAAAACAGGCCTCGAAATATTGCATATGAGCCTCAG GAGTCTATTGCAGTACATTGATGAGGAGTTGTTGCTAAG GGCAACTCTGCCACTGGGGGAGACATCCAACGAGTGCGAACTTCATCATGGGTATTATGGCAATCTGGCAG GTGAAAAAGAGGAGTCGGGGGATGGAGAGAACCCGAGTATGGAGCCGGATTTGTTATCGGATACCCCACCTGTACCACCCAGACGGAGGGATCGGAAGAGACATACACCACCTCGGCCTACCAGCAACGGTCTACCTCCGACGCCTAAAGTACACATGGGAGCCTGTTTTTCCAAA GTATTCAATGGATGCCCTCTCAGAATACATTGTACAGCCAGTTGGATCCACCCGGATACGCGAGATCAACACCTGCTGATTGCAGCTGAAGAGGGAATTTATAATTTGAATCTCAACGAGATTCATGAGACCGCGATAGACCAGTTGTATCCTAGAAGAACGATATGGATGTATGTCATCAAGGATGTTCTAATGTCTCTGTCAG gAAAAACTCCACAGCTGTACCGGCATGATTTATTAGCAATGCAGAGTAAACAATCCCACAGATTTTCATTGCATATGAATAAAATACCGGAGCGCTTGGTGCCCCGTAAATTCGCTCTTACGACAAAAGTACCAGATACAAAAGGCTGCGGCAAGTGTTGCGTGGGTCGCAATCCATACAACGGTTACAAGTACCTGTGTGGAGCAATGCCAGCTGGTATCTTTCTCATGCAGTGGTACGATCCCCTCAACAAATTCATGCTGCTCAAACACTTCGAGTGCCCCCTACCATCGCCCCTCAATGTATTTGAGATGGTAATAACGCCGGAAATGGAGTATCCCATGGTTTGTGTATCAGTTAAACAGGCCTATCAGCAAAACAAATTGAAACTCGATTTGATTAATATGAACTCTGGAGCCAGTTGGTTTCACAGTGATGAGTTGGAGGACATTGATGGCTCAGCTACGGTTATCCCTAGGCGGGAGAATCTTCAGGTCATCAATGTCACGCAGTTCGACAAGGATTCCATTCTTGTTTGTCACGATA atGTCGTCAAGTTTGTTAATCTTCAGGGTAAACCTCGGACCAGTAAAAAGCAGTTATCAGaacttcaattcaattttcaaattgaatcAATAA TTTGCCTTCCTGACAGTGTTCTTGCATTTCACAAGCACGGAATGCAGGGGAGGAGTTACAAAAATGGAGAGATAACGCAAGAAATCAGTGATCCTAGTAGAACATACAGGCTGCTTGGTTCTGAcaa agTCGTTATGTTAGAAAGCCACCTAGTTCACTCGGGTACATTGACTGAGACTGAAGGAGCAGATTTGTATATATTAGCTGGGCATGAAGCcagttattaa
- the Hppy gene encoding mitogen-activated protein kinase kinase kinase kinase 5 isoform X5 has translation MAVNANVLSSDISRRNPQDDYELIQRIGSGTYGDVYKAKRLSMNDLAAIKVIKLEPGDDFAIIQQEILMMKDCKHPNIIAYYGSYLRRDKLWICMEYCGGGSLQDIYHITGPLTEIQIAYMCRETLLGLAYLHDMGKMHRDIKGANILLTEAGDVKLADFGVSAQITATINKRKSFIGTPYWMAPEVAAVERKGGYNQLCDIWACGITAIELAELQPPMFDLHPMRALFLMSKSSFKPPTLKDRDKWSPIFHNFVKVALTKNPKKRPTAAKLLAHGFFQEDMSKRLALELLQKVSNPSHMFTELDADDDGAVPNVPQRIASRHTAARATPKNFVSQLDSDDQINLESGTIRGSTPSSQPDGSNPVWDIMDIMNNVKTVHNCDVHPDCGIGTAFDDVQENSRALSRRSKTGLEILHMSLRSLLQYIDEELLLRATLPLGETSNECELHHGYYGNLAGSQASPRRHSSVDELYSLVSGTLSLSSVNGQRQRSLSDSGPRDDSTRCNGEKEESGDGENPSMEPDLLSDTPPVPPRRRDRKRHTPPRPTSNGLPPTPKVHMGACFSKVFNGCPLRIHCTASWIHPDTRDQHLLIAAEEGIYNLNLNEIHETAIDQLYPRRTIWMYVIKDVLMSLSGKTPQLYRHDLLAMQSKQSHRFSLHMNKIPERLVPRKFALTTKVPDTKGCGKCCVGRNPYNGYKYLCGAMPAGIFLMQWYDPLNKFMLLKHFECPLPSPLNVFEMVITPEMEYPMVCVSVKQAYQQNKLKLDLINMNSGASWFHSDELEDIDGSATVIPRRENLQVINVTQFDKDSILVCHDNVVKFVNLQGKPRTSKKQLSELQFNFQIESIICLPDSVLAFHKHGMQGRSYKNGEITQEISDPSRTYRLLGSDKVVMLESHLVHSGTLTETEGADLYILAGHEASY, from the exons ATGGCGGTGAACGCGAACGTATTGTCCAGTGATATAAGCAGACGAAATCCCCAGGATGATTACGAACTCATTCAGAGAATTGGCAGTGGCACTTACGGAGATGTTTACAAG GCTAAGAGACTTTCTATGAATGATTTAGCTGCTATTAAAGTCATTAAGCTAGAACCTG GCGATGATTTTGCGATAATCCAGCAAGAAATTCTCATGATGAAGGACTGCAAACACCCCAATATAATAGCCTATTACGGTAGTTACCTCAGACGAGATAAATTGTGGATATGCATGGAATACTGTGGTGGTGGATCCCTCCAAGATATCTACCACATAACAGGCCCACTGACTGAAATTCAAATAGCCTACATGTGTCGAGAGACCCTGCTCGGTTTAGCATACCTCCACGACATGGGGAAGATGCATCGTGACATTAAAGGAGCGAATATTCTTCTGACTGAGGCTGGTGATGTAAAACTTGCGGATTTCGGTGTATCAGCGCAGATAACTGCGACGATAAACAAGAGGAAAAGCTTCATAGGGACACCTTACTGGATGGCCCCTGAAGTGGCAGCTGTGGAAAGAAAGGGAGGTTACAATCAGCTGTGCGACATCTGGGCCTGTGGCATTACAGCCATCGAGCTGGCTGAGCTCCAACCCCCGATGTTTGATCTGCACCCTATGAGGGCTCTCTTCCTCATGTCGAAGTCTAGCTTCAAACCACCGACACTGAAAGATCGGGACAAGTGGAGTccaatatttcataattttgtcaAGGTCGCCTTGAccaaaaacccgaaaaaaagACCGACAGCTGCCAAATTACTGGCCCACGGATTTTTTCAGGAGGATATGAGTAAGAGACTCGCTCTTGAGCTCTTGCAGAAGGTGTCTAACCCCAGCCACATGTTCACTGAACTTGATGCTGATGATGATGGGGCTGTGCCCAATGTTCCTCAGAGAATTGCGTCTAGACATACTGCTGCTAGAGCTACACCAAAAAACTTTGTATCGCAGTTAGATAGTGATG atcAAATAAATCTTGAGAGTGGTACAATCAGAGGATCTACTCCCTCATCACAGCCAGATGGTAGCAATCCAGTCTGGGATATAATGGATATCATGAATAACGTGAAG aCTGTTCATAACTGTGATGTTCACCCCGACTGTGGAATTGGCACAGCATTCGATGATGTCCAAGAGAA TAGTAGAGCATTGTCCCGCCGAAGCAAAACAGGCCTCGAAATATTGCATATGAGCCTCAG GAGTCTATTGCAGTACATTGATGAGGAGTTGTTGCTAAG GGCAACTCTGCCACTGGGGGAGACATCCAACGAGTGCGAACTTCATCATGGGTATTATGGCAATCTGGCAG GGTCACAAGCAAGTCCCAGGCGTCACAGCTCTGTGGACGAGTTGTACAGTCTTGTGAGCGGTACATTGTCACTGTCATCTGTTAATGGACAACGCCAGCGTTCGTTATCCGACAGTGGGCCTAGGGATGATTCAACGAGGTGTAATG GTGAAAAAGAGGAGTCGGGGGATGGAGAGAACCCGAGTATGGAGCCGGATTTGTTATCGGATACCCCACCTGTACCACCCAGACGGAGGGATCGGAAGAGACATACACCACCTCGGCCTACCAGCAACGGTCTACCTCCGACGCCTAAAGTACACATGGGAGCCTGTTTTTCCAAA GTATTCAATGGATGCCCTCTCAGAATACATTGTACAGCCAGTTGGATCCACCCGGATACGCGAGATCAACACCTGCTGATTGCAGCTGAAGAGGGAATTTATAATTTGAATCTCAACGAGATTCATGAGACCGCGATAGACCAGTTGTATCCTAGAAGAACGATATGGATGTATGTCATCAAGGATGTTCTAATGTCTCTGTCAG gAAAAACTCCACAGCTGTACCGGCATGATTTATTAGCAATGCAGAGTAAACAATCCCACAGATTTTCATTGCATATGAATAAAATACCGGAGCGCTTGGTGCCCCGTAAATTCGCTCTTACGACAAAAGTACCAGATACAAAAGGCTGCGGCAAGTGTTGCGTGGGTCGCAATCCATACAACGGTTACAAGTACCTGTGTGGAGCAATGCCAGCTGGTATCTTTCTCATGCAGTGGTACGATCCCCTCAACAAATTCATGCTGCTCAAACACTTCGAGTGCCCCCTACCATCGCCCCTCAATGTATTTGAGATGGTAATAACGCCGGAAATGGAGTATCCCATGGTTTGTGTATCAGTTAAACAGGCCTATCAGCAAAACAAATTGAAACTCGATTTGATTAATATGAACTCTGGAGCCAGTTGGTTTCACAGTGATGAGTTGGAGGACATTGATGGCTCAGCTACGGTTATCCCTAGGCGGGAGAATCTTCAGGTCATCAATGTCACGCAGTTCGACAAGGATTCCATTCTTGTTTGTCACGATA atGTCGTCAAGTTTGTTAATCTTCAGGGTAAACCTCGGACCAGTAAAAAGCAGTTATCAGaacttcaattcaattttcaaattgaatcAATAA TTTGCCTTCCTGACAGTGTTCTTGCATTTCACAAGCACGGAATGCAGGGGAGGAGTTACAAAAATGGAGAGATAACGCAAGAAATCAGTGATCCTAGTAGAACATACAGGCTGCTTGGTTCTGAcaa agTCGTTATGTTAGAAAGCCACCTAGTTCACTCGGGTACATTGACTGAGACTGAAGGAGCAGATTTGTATATATTAGCTGGGCATGAAGCcagttattaa
- the Hppy gene encoding mitogen-activated protein kinase kinase kinase kinase 5 isoform X10, translating to MAVNANVLSSDISRRNPQDDYELIQRIGSGTYGDVYKAKRLSMNDLAAIKVIKLEPGDDFAIIQQEILMMKDCKHPNIIAYYGSYLRRDKLWICMEYCGGGSLQDIYHITGPLTEIQIAYMCRETLLGLAYLHDMGKMHRDIKGANILLTEAGDVKLADFGVSAQITATINKRKSFIGTPYWMAPEVAAVERKGGYNQLCDIWACGITAIELAELQPPMFDLHPMRALFLMSKSSFKPPTLKDRDKWSPIFHNFVKVALTKNPKKRPTAAKLLAHGFFQEDMSKRLALELLQKVSNPSHMFTELDADDDGAVPNVPQRIASRHTAARATPKNFVSQLDSDDQINLESGTIRGSTPSSQPDGSNPVWDIMDIMNNVKTVHNCDVHPDCGIGTAFDDVQENSRALSRRSKTGLEILHMSLRSLLQYIDEELLLRGNAMSMIDGHCDQLYSLQATLPLGETSNECELHHGYYGNLAGEKEESGDGENPSMEPDLLSDTPPVPPRRRDRKRHTPPRPTSNGLPPTPKVHMGACFSKVFNGCPLRIHCTASWIHPDTRDQHLLIAAEEGIYNLNLNEIHETAIDQLYPRRTIWMYVIKDVLMSLSGKTPQLYRHDLLAMQSKQSHRFSLHMNKIPERLVPRKFALTTKVPDTKGCGKCCVGRNPYNGYKYLCGAMPAGIFLMQWYDPLNKFMLLKHFECPLPSPLNVFEMVITPEMEYPMVCVSVKQAYQQNKLKLDLINMNSGASWFHSDELEDIDGSATVIPRRENLQVINVTQFDKDSILVCHDNVVKFVNLQGKPRTSKKQLSELQFNFQIESIICLPDSVLAFHKHGMQGRSYKNGEITQEISDPSRTYRLLGSDKVVMLESHLVHSGTLTETEGADLYILAGHEASY from the exons ATGGCGGTGAACGCGAACGTATTGTCCAGTGATATAAGCAGACGAAATCCCCAGGATGATTACGAACTCATTCAGAGAATTGGCAGTGGCACTTACGGAGATGTTTACAAG GCTAAGAGACTTTCTATGAATGATTTAGCTGCTATTAAAGTCATTAAGCTAGAACCTG GCGATGATTTTGCGATAATCCAGCAAGAAATTCTCATGATGAAGGACTGCAAACACCCCAATATAATAGCCTATTACGGTAGTTACCTCAGACGAGATAAATTGTGGATATGCATGGAATACTGTGGTGGTGGATCCCTCCAAGATATCTACCACATAACAGGCCCACTGACTGAAATTCAAATAGCCTACATGTGTCGAGAGACCCTGCTCGGTTTAGCATACCTCCACGACATGGGGAAGATGCATCGTGACATTAAAGGAGCGAATATTCTTCTGACTGAGGCTGGTGATGTAAAACTTGCGGATTTCGGTGTATCAGCGCAGATAACTGCGACGATAAACAAGAGGAAAAGCTTCATAGGGACACCTTACTGGATGGCCCCTGAAGTGGCAGCTGTGGAAAGAAAGGGAGGTTACAATCAGCTGTGCGACATCTGGGCCTGTGGCATTACAGCCATCGAGCTGGCTGAGCTCCAACCCCCGATGTTTGATCTGCACCCTATGAGGGCTCTCTTCCTCATGTCGAAGTCTAGCTTCAAACCACCGACACTGAAAGATCGGGACAAGTGGAGTccaatatttcataattttgtcaAGGTCGCCTTGAccaaaaacccgaaaaaaagACCGACAGCTGCCAAATTACTGGCCCACGGATTTTTTCAGGAGGATATGAGTAAGAGACTCGCTCTTGAGCTCTTGCAGAAGGTGTCTAACCCCAGCCACATGTTCACTGAACTTGATGCTGATGATGATGGGGCTGTGCCCAATGTTCCTCAGAGAATTGCGTCTAGACATACTGCTGCTAGAGCTACACCAAAAAACTTTGTATCGCAGTTAGATAGTGATG atcAAATAAATCTTGAGAGTGGTACAATCAGAGGATCTACTCCCTCATCACAGCCAGATGGTAGCAATCCAGTCTGGGATATAATGGATATCATGAATAACGTGAAG aCTGTTCATAACTGTGATGTTCACCCCGACTGTGGAATTGGCACAGCATTCGATGATGTCCAAGAGAA TAGTAGAGCATTGTCCCGCCGAAGCAAAACAGGCCTCGAAATATTGCATATGAGCCTCAG GAGTCTATTGCAGTACATTGATGAGGAGTTGTTGCTAAG GGGAAATGCAATGTCGATGATCGATGGACATTGCGACCAGCTATACTCCCTGCA GGCAACTCTGCCACTGGGGGAGACATCCAACGAGTGCGAACTTCATCATGGGTATTATGGCAATCTGGCAG GTGAAAAAGAGGAGTCGGGGGATGGAGAGAACCCGAGTATGGAGCCGGATTTGTTATCGGATACCCCACCTGTACCACCCAGACGGAGGGATCGGAAGAGACATACACCACCTCGGCCTACCAGCAACGGTCTACCTCCGACGCCTAAAGTACACATGGGAGCCTGTTTTTCCAAA GTATTCAATGGATGCCCTCTCAGAATACATTGTACAGCCAGTTGGATCCACCCGGATACGCGAGATCAACACCTGCTGATTGCAGCTGAAGAGGGAATTTATAATTTGAATCTCAACGAGATTCATGAGACCGCGATAGACCAGTTGTATCCTAGAAGAACGATATGGATGTATGTCATCAAGGATGTTCTAATGTCTCTGTCAG gAAAAACTCCACAGCTGTACCGGCATGATTTATTAGCAATGCAGAGTAAACAATCCCACAGATTTTCATTGCATATGAATAAAATACCGGAGCGCTTGGTGCCCCGTAAATTCGCTCTTACGACAAAAGTACCAGATACAAAAGGCTGCGGCAAGTGTTGCGTGGGTCGCAATCCATACAACGGTTACAAGTACCTGTGTGGAGCAATGCCAGCTGGTATCTTTCTCATGCAGTGGTACGATCCCCTCAACAAATTCATGCTGCTCAAACACTTCGAGTGCCCCCTACCATCGCCCCTCAATGTATTTGAGATGGTAATAACGCCGGAAATGGAGTATCCCATGGTTTGTGTATCAGTTAAACAGGCCTATCAGCAAAACAAATTGAAACTCGATTTGATTAATATGAACTCTGGAGCCAGTTGGTTTCACAGTGATGAGTTGGAGGACATTGATGGCTCAGCTACGGTTATCCCTAGGCGGGAGAATCTTCAGGTCATCAATGTCACGCAGTTCGACAAGGATTCCATTCTTGTTTGTCACGATA atGTCGTCAAGTTTGTTAATCTTCAGGGTAAACCTCGGACCAGTAAAAAGCAGTTATCAGaacttcaattcaattttcaaattgaatcAATAA TTTGCCTTCCTGACAGTGTTCTTGCATTTCACAAGCACGGAATGCAGGGGAGGAGTTACAAAAATGGAGAGATAACGCAAGAAATCAGTGATCCTAGTAGAACATACAGGCTGCTTGGTTCTGAcaa agTCGTTATGTTAGAAAGCCACCTAGTTCACTCGGGTACATTGACTGAGACTGAAGGAGCAGATTTGTATATATTAGCTGGGCATGAAGCcagttattaa
- the Hppy gene encoding mitogen-activated protein kinase kinase kinase kinase 5 isoform X7: protein MAVNANVLSSDISRRNPQDDYELIQRIGSGTYGDVYKAKRLSMNDLAAIKVIKLEPGDDFAIIQQEILMMKDCKHPNIIAYYGSYLRRDKLWICMEYCGGGSLQDIYHITGPLTEIQIAYMCRETLLGLAYLHDMGKMHRDIKGANILLTEAGDVKLADFGVSAQITATINKRKSFIGTPYWMAPEVAAVERKGGYNQLCDIWACGITAIELAELQPPMFDLHPMRALFLMSKSSFKPPTLKDRDKWSPIFHNFVKVALTKNPKKRPTAAKLLAHGFFQEDMSKRLALELLQKVSNPSHMFTELDADDDGAVPNVPQRIASRHTAARATPKNFVSQLDSDDQINLESGTIRGSTPSSQPDGSNPVWDIMDIMNNVKTVHNCDVHPDCGIGTAFDDVQEKSLLQYIDEELLLRGNAMSMIDGHCDQLYSLQATLPLGETSNECELHHGYYGNLAGSQASPRRHSSVDELYSLVSGTLSLSSVNGQRQRSLSDSGPRDDSTRCNGEKEESGDGENPSMEPDLLSDTPPVPPRRRDRKRHTPPRPTSNGLPPTPKVHMGACFSKVFNGCPLRIHCTASWIHPDTRDQHLLIAAEEGIYNLNLNEIHETAIDQLYPRRTIWMYVIKDVLMSLSGKTPQLYRHDLLAMQSKQSHRFSLHMNKIPERLVPRKFALTTKVPDTKGCGKCCVGRNPYNGYKYLCGAMPAGIFLMQWYDPLNKFMLLKHFECPLPSPLNVFEMVITPEMEYPMVCVSVKQAYQQNKLKLDLINMNSGASWFHSDELEDIDGSATVIPRRENLQVINVTQFDKDSILVCHDNVVKFVNLQGKPRTSKKQLSELQFNFQIESIICLPDSVLAFHKHGMQGRSYKNGEITQEISDPSRTYRLLGSDKVVMLESHLVHSGTLTETEGADLYILAGHEASY from the exons ATGGCGGTGAACGCGAACGTATTGTCCAGTGATATAAGCAGACGAAATCCCCAGGATGATTACGAACTCATTCAGAGAATTGGCAGTGGCACTTACGGAGATGTTTACAAG GCTAAGAGACTTTCTATGAATGATTTAGCTGCTATTAAAGTCATTAAGCTAGAACCTG GCGATGATTTTGCGATAATCCAGCAAGAAATTCTCATGATGAAGGACTGCAAACACCCCAATATAATAGCCTATTACGGTAGTTACCTCAGACGAGATAAATTGTGGATATGCATGGAATACTGTGGTGGTGGATCCCTCCAAGATATCTACCACATAACAGGCCCACTGACTGAAATTCAAATAGCCTACATGTGTCGAGAGACCCTGCTCGGTTTAGCATACCTCCACGACATGGGGAAGATGCATCGTGACATTAAAGGAGCGAATATTCTTCTGACTGAGGCTGGTGATGTAAAACTTGCGGATTTCGGTGTATCAGCGCAGATAACTGCGACGATAAACAAGAGGAAAAGCTTCATAGGGACACCTTACTGGATGGCCCCTGAAGTGGCAGCTGTGGAAAGAAAGGGAGGTTACAATCAGCTGTGCGACATCTGGGCCTGTGGCATTACAGCCATCGAGCTGGCTGAGCTCCAACCCCCGATGTTTGATCTGCACCCTATGAGGGCTCTCTTCCTCATGTCGAAGTCTAGCTTCAAACCACCGACACTGAAAGATCGGGACAAGTGGAGTccaatatttcataattttgtcaAGGTCGCCTTGAccaaaaacccgaaaaaaagACCGACAGCTGCCAAATTACTGGCCCACGGATTTTTTCAGGAGGATATGAGTAAGAGACTCGCTCTTGAGCTCTTGCAGAAGGTGTCTAACCCCAGCCACATGTTCACTGAACTTGATGCTGATGATGATGGGGCTGTGCCCAATGTTCCTCAGAGAATTGCGTCTAGACATACTGCTGCTAGAGCTACACCAAAAAACTTTGTATCGCAGTTAGATAGTGATG atcAAATAAATCTTGAGAGTGGTACAATCAGAGGATCTACTCCCTCATCACAGCCAGATGGTAGCAATCCAGTCTGGGATATAATGGATATCATGAATAACGTGAAG aCTGTTCATAACTGTGATGTTCACCCCGACTGTGGAATTGGCACAGCATTCGATGATGTCCAAGAGAA GAGTCTATTGCAGTACATTGATGAGGAGTTGTTGCTAAG GGGAAATGCAATGTCGATGATCGATGGACATTGCGACCAGCTATACTCCCTGCA GGCAACTCTGCCACTGGGGGAGACATCCAACGAGTGCGAACTTCATCATGGGTATTATGGCAATCTGGCAG GGTCACAAGCAAGTCCCAGGCGTCACAGCTCTGTGGACGAGTTGTACAGTCTTGTGAGCGGTACATTGTCACTGTCATCTGTTAATGGACAACGCCAGCGTTCGTTATCCGACAGTGGGCCTAGGGATGATTCAACGAGGTGTAATG GTGAAAAAGAGGAGTCGGGGGATGGAGAGAACCCGAGTATGGAGCCGGATTTGTTATCGGATACCCCACCTGTACCACCCAGACGGAGGGATCGGAAGAGACATACACCACCTCGGCCTACCAGCAACGGTCTACCTCCGACGCCTAAAGTACACATGGGAGCCTGTTTTTCCAAA GTATTCAATGGATGCCCTCTCAGAATACATTGTACAGCCAGTTGGATCCACCCGGATACGCGAGATCAACACCTGCTGATTGCAGCTGAAGAGGGAATTTATAATTTGAATCTCAACGAGATTCATGAGACCGCGATAGACCAGTTGTATCCTAGAAGAACGATATGGATGTATGTCATCAAGGATGTTCTAATGTCTCTGTCAG gAAAAACTCCACAGCTGTACCGGCATGATTTATTAGCAATGCAGAGTAAACAATCCCACAGATTTTCATTGCATATGAATAAAATACCGGAGCGCTTGGTGCCCCGTAAATTCGCTCTTACGACAAAAGTACCAGATACAAAAGGCTGCGGCAAGTGTTGCGTGGGTCGCAATCCATACAACGGTTACAAGTACCTGTGTGGAGCAATGCCAGCTGGTATCTTTCTCATGCAGTGGTACGATCCCCTCAACAAATTCATGCTGCTCAAACACTTCGAGTGCCCCCTACCATCGCCCCTCAATGTATTTGAGATGGTAATAACGCCGGAAATGGAGTATCCCATGGTTTGTGTATCAGTTAAACAGGCCTATCAGCAAAACAAATTGAAACTCGATTTGATTAATATGAACTCTGGAGCCAGTTGGTTTCACAGTGATGAGTTGGAGGACATTGATGGCTCAGCTACGGTTATCCCTAGGCGGGAGAATCTTCAGGTCATCAATGTCACGCAGTTCGACAAGGATTCCATTCTTGTTTGTCACGATA atGTCGTCAAGTTTGTTAATCTTCAGGGTAAACCTCGGACCAGTAAAAAGCAGTTATCAGaacttcaattcaattttcaaattgaatcAATAA TTTGCCTTCCTGACAGTGTTCTTGCATTTCACAAGCACGGAATGCAGGGGAGGAGTTACAAAAATGGAGAGATAACGCAAGAAATCAGTGATCCTAGTAGAACATACAGGCTGCTTGGTTCTGAcaa agTCGTTATGTTAGAAAGCCACCTAGTTCACTCGGGTACATTGACTGAGACTGAAGGAGCAGATTTGTATATATTAGCTGGGCATGAAGCcagttattaa